The following are from one region of the Takifugu rubripes chromosome 12, fTakRub1.2, whole genome shotgun sequence genome:
- the trps1 gene encoding zinc finger transcription factor Trps1 isoform X3, whose amino-acid sequence MVRKKNPPIRSVGGEEETEEEGRRPKGEEEEGVEEEGRVGAEAERINRPSEPEPSDHLGGDEEQQEEEEGESECVSSSVSPSSVGDRCNSVERGARRGGRSKARRGGAALTDRLESQSEAEDGEKGAEELERDRAEVNHLPLLSAPPLLLRPEGADESAASTPSLSSSPSPKLQDFKCNVCGYGYYGNDPADLVKHFRKYHLGLHNRTRQDAALDTHILALHNMAPQQTSLDTQAGHGPRNQAKELGKARADTHSQHKTVMVNGTYDVQVTVGGTLIGIGRKTSDCQGNTKYFRCKFCNFTYMGSNSLELEQHFLSSHPNKVKTPPTTPLLANHSMALQDSTAKERSPVLDGSERVAVRAEDDALVGYSIPMASWAGDPSRGSVHAYYCCKFCSWSCEWSEGSAKLLEHYEQRHRMSIGGAVCPNSSNLTGVDRGGRREVAERDPGASKSRKDLTSNPSSTSQDPSNSDAEAVVTSYNCQLCDFRYSMAHSANVIVVAPLLLHYQHNHSIHRCCIQHCMYCPQGLCQPQKHLGEVSHPFACQKPTCHKCCTKFPQSGTQQEAAGSKPAGATSPSVTPSNLRGDEAVAPHPSNPVQPVVTQDVTHLCDQCTFATTDIDVLLQHYEGCHTLISLKGAPPQVKAEDEAGGEKETARGGEREYSCTKCAFVTEVEEEIFRHYRRVHACCRCRRCDFTAPDSTALLDHFNSAHCHESSPPLSSLTTSSLPTSLTPSLTLSANGCSAPSTLAIKEESKGDIRLLYSLAPPEGRLAEGTREEAGGVKSEGGEEKEREKSWVLGDTRGLGDRGGSEQAHGLLWVPKERMGPERGVERGTGGGTPSLFSSPLSLSFVSSNHEATRQKRGVASPSMVYLGDTKSFLGDAKLYGGGRPTGASAGGVGGAGEKQIQMATQQYPGGGGASGGGGAQESKAGGTKEESQSLLRRRRGSGVFCANCLTTKTSLWRKNANGGYVCNACGLYQKLHSTPRPLNIIKQNNGEQIIRRRTRKRLNPDSLSSETPASKQRVTGEERVNGEESERTCPSVKNQQPSPLSRSPRSTQAFLANQTLEIHRRMPPLLLPSHAPSSLVAEGNGGIVEGTIVSKVEGGKGGGGSERGSPIEKYMRPSKPSSYSPPGSPIEKYQYPLFSLPLPLTLSPDLTPESDWLRFWTKYKMAAASGVPAAIGSISSPASVGNSTHYLGAMVTPVRHHQQSYTVPYCTSPYSPLPPPPAPLHYPPPLHSQTSSSSSSLENDAPLDLAIRQREAGAPKPQVSTNGAERRRQESPVAERPRESWKEEKEVEERAEEAGSWNEDAGNRQTLRLTADAATQDDLANRCVHCGIYFLDEVMYALHMSCHGEQGPYQCSFCLHVCADRYDFTTHIQRGLHRYADKTAPAAAHGRDGPPPGDGATAPQTATPETGEDGDRREASAASRDDQGRETRGGGANGEREGRHETPTGEESVSDSGAGTIESTEVSADPRNSEENSEGN is encoded by the exons ATGGTGAGGAAGAAGAATCCCCCAATCCGGAGTGTGGGAGGTGAAGAAGAgacggaggaagaggggaggaggcccaagggagaagaggaagagggggtggaggaggagggaagagtcGGGGCAGAGGCCGAACGCATAAACCGGCCCTCTGAGCCAGAGCCGTCCGACCACCTCggaggagatgaagagcagcaggaggaggaggagggcgaaaGCGAGTGCgtgtcctcctccgtctccccttCATCTGTCGGCGACCGCTGCAACAGCGTGGAGCGAGGagcgaggaggggagggaggagcaaGGCCAGGCGCGGGGGAGCCGCGCTGACCGACAGACTCGAGAGCCAGTCAGAGGCGGAGGATGGGGAGAAGGGGGCGGAGGAGCTGGAACGAGACAGGGCGGAGGTGAACCACCTCCCTCTTCTATCTgctccccctctgctcctccgcCCAGAAGGAGCGGACGAGTCGGCGGCCTCCACCCCTTCGCTCTCCTCCAGCCCTTCGCCCAAACTTCAGGACTTCAAGTGTAATGTGTGTGGTTATGGTTACTACGGCAATGACCCGGCTGACCTAGTGAAGCATTTCAGAAAGTACCACCTGGGCCTGCACAACCGCACCCGTCAGGACGCCGCCCTGGATACGCACATTTTGGCCCTTCACAACATGGCCCCCCAGCAGACGTCTCTGG ACACACAGGCGGGGCACGGGCCAAGGAACCAAGCCAAAGAGTTGGGGAAGGCACGAGCGGACACACACAGTCAACACAAGACAGTCATGGTGAACGGCACATATGATGTGCAG GTGACGGTGGGCGGTACGCTCATCGGGATTGGCCGGAAGACTTCGGACTGTCAGGGCAACACAAAGTACTTTCGCTGCAAATTCTGCAACTTCACCTACATGGGCAGCAACTCGTTGGAGCTCgagcaacacttcctgtcctcgcATCCAAATAAAGTTAAAACCCCACCCACGACACCCCTGCTGGCCAACCACAGCATGGCACTGCAGGACAGCACGGCCAAGGAGAGGAGTCCAGTCTTAGACGGGTCCGAGCGCGTCGCGGTGAGGGCAGAGGACGACGCTCTGGTCGGGTACTCCATCCCGATGGCGAGCTGGGCGGGCGATCCAAGCCGAGGCTCTGTGCACGCTTATTATTGCTGTAAATTCTGTAGCTGGAGCTGCGAATGGTCGGAGGGCTCAGCAAAGCTTTTGGAGCACTATGAACAAAGACATAGAATGAGCATAGGGGGCGCTGTTTGCCCAAACAGCTCCAATCTTACAGGGGTGGACAGgggaggcagaagagaagttGCGGAGAGAGACCCCGGGGCATCCAAAAGCCGTAAAGATCTGACGTCAAATCCCTCCAGCACCAGCCAAG ATCCCAGCAACAGCGACGCAGAAGCAGTGGTGACCAGTTACAACTGCCAGCTGTGCGACTTCCGCTACTCCATGGCGCACAGCGCCAACGTGATTGTGGtggcgccgctgctgctgcactacCAGCACAACCACTCCATCCACCGCTGCTGCATCCAGCACTGCATGTACTGCCCCCAGGGCCTGTGCCAGCCGCAAAAGCACCTCGGGGAG GTGTCCCACCCCTTTGCCTGTCAGAAGCCCACCTGTCATAAATGCTGCACCAAGTTTCCACAGTCCGGtacacagcaggaggctgctggtTCAAAACCAGCAGGGGCCACCTCGCCCAGCGTCACCCCGTCTAACCTCAGGGGAGACGAGGCTGTGGCGCCTCACCCGTCCAACCCCGTCCAACCTGTCGTCACACAAG ATGTGACCCACCTGTGTGACCAGTGTACGTTCGCCACCACCGACATTGACGTGTTGCTGCAGCACTACGAAGGCTGCCACACACTCATCAGCCTAAAGGGGGCGCCGCCACAGGTCAAAGCTGAGgatgaggctggaggagaaaaggaaacggccaggggaggagaaagggagTACTCCTGCACAAAGTGCGCCTTTGTCACGGAAGTAGAAGAGGAGATCTTCAGGCACTACAG gcgcGTTCATGCGTGTTGCCGTTGCCGACGGTGCGACTTCACGGCTCCCGATTCAACGGCGCTCCTTGACCATTTCAACTCGGCCCACTGTCACGAATCCTCCCCCCCATTAAGCTCCTTAACAACGAGCTCGCTGCCGACCTCACTGACGCCCTCGCTAACGCTCTCGGCTAATGGCTGCTCGGCTCCCTCCACCCTAGCCATCAAAGAAGAAAGTAAGGGAGACATCCGCCTCCTCTACTCCCTGGCCCCCCCTGAGGGTCGCTTGGCGGAGGGGACGAGAGAAGAGGCAGGAGGGGTGAAAAGTGAGGGTGGcgaggagaaagaaagagagaaaagttgGGTTCTTGGGGATACAAGAGGActaggagacagaggaggaagtgagcagGCCCACGGTTTACTCTGGGTTCCAAAGGAACGGATGGGCCCTGAAAGAGGAGTGGAAAGGGGGACCGGAGGTGGCACCCCctcgctcttctcctcccctctctcgcTATCATTTGTTTCGTCCAATCACGAGGCCACGCGGCAGAAAAGAGGCGTGGCTTCGCCTAGCATGGTTTACCTGGGAGATACCAAGTCGTTTTTGGGAGACGCCAAGCTTTACGGAGGAGGGCGGCCGACGGGAGCCAGCgcaggaggagtgggaggtGCAGGGGAGAAACAGATCCAGATGGCTACTCAGCAGTacccgggaggaggaggagcaagtggagggggcggagctcaGGAGTCAAAGGCAGGAGGCACCAAGGAGGAATCCCAATCACTTCTGCGG CGGCGCAGAGGCAGCGGAGTCTTCTGCGCCAACTGCCTGACCACCAAGACGTCGCTGTGGAGAAAGAACGCTAACGGCGGCTACGTCTGCAACGCTTGTGGGTTATACCAAAAACTACATTCG ACACCCAGACCTCTGAACATCATCAAGCAGAACAACGGGGAACAAATCATCCGACGGCGGACCCGGAAACGCCTCAACCCGGATTCGCTGTCGTCGGAGACTCCGGCCTCCAAGCAGCGCGTCACCGGCGAGGAGCGGGTGAACGGGGAGGAGTCGGAGAGAACCTGCCCCTCGGTCAAGAACCAGCAGCCGTCCCCTCTCTCGCGCTCGCCCCGATCCACGCAGGCCTTCCTGGCCAATCAGACGCTGGAGATCCACCGGCGCAtgcctcccctgctcctcccctcacACGCCCCTTCCTCGCTGGTCGCCGAGGGAAACGGCGGCATCGTCGAGGGGACGATCGTATCAAAGGTGGAggggggtaaaggaggaggggggtcagagagAGGCAGCCCCATCGAGAAGTACATGCGTCCGTCCAAACCCTCCAGTTATTCCCCCCCAGGTTCCCCCATTGAGAAGTACCAGtatcctcttttctctttgcCCCTCCCACTCACCCTCTCACCTGATCTCACGCCCGagtctgattggctgagatTCTGGACCAAGTACAAGATGGCAGCCGCCTCCGGAGTTCCTGCCGCCATCGGTAGCATTAGCAGCCCCGCTAGCGTTGGAAATAGCACTCATTACCTGGGCGCCATGGTGACGCCGGTGCGGCATCATCAGCAGAGTTACACGGTGCCGTACTGCACCTCGCCTTActcgcccctcccccctcctccggcGCCGCTCCATTACCCTCCCCCGCTCCACTCCCAgacctcctcgtcctcgtcctcgctgGAGAACGACGCGCCCCTGGACCTCGCCATACGTCAGAGGGAAGCGGGCGCGCCAAAGCCGCAGGTGTCAACAAACGGCGCGGAGAGGCGGCGGCAGGAGTCGCCCGTGGCCGAGCGGCCGAGAGAGAgctggaaggaagagaaggaagtggAGGAGCGGGCGGAGGAAGCGGGAAGCTGGAACGAGGACGCCGGGAACCGCCAGACGCTCCGGCTGACGGCGGACGCGGCCACGCAGGACGACCTCGCCAACCGTTGCGTCCACTGCGGGATCTACTTCCTGGATGAGGTCATGTACGCCCTACACATGAGTTGCCATGGCGAGCAGGGACCATACCAGTGCAGCTTTTGCCTGCACGTGTGCGCCGACCGCTACGACTTCACCACGCACATACAGAGGGGCTTACACAGGTACGCGGACAAGACGGCGCCGGCCGCGGCCCACGGGAGGGACGGCCCCCCGCCTGGAGACGGCGCCACGGCGCCGCAGACCGCGACACCAGAGACGGGGGAGGACGGCGACCGGCGCGAGGCCTCGGCGGCGTCCCGTGACGACcaaggaagagaaacaagagGCGGCGGCGCCAACGGCGAGAGGGAAGGGAGGCACGAGACGCCGACGGGGGAGGAGTCGGTCTCAGACAGCGGCGCTGGTACGATTGAATCCACAGAGGTCTCAGCGGATCCCAGGAACTCAGAGGAGAACTCCGAGGGTAACTAA